One Microvirga thermotolerans DNA window includes the following coding sequences:
- a CDS encoding N-acetylmuramoyl-L-alanine amidase: MTRFTRLLRLLLALACLAAGSHGASAAGAQAAAGVVAADVALESDAGRTRFRITLSREVAVQTHVMERPDRLIVDLPEVTFHLPPESGRKPSGLVSSYRYGLFAPGRSRVVMDLAQPATVSAIRTEPGAFAGAVVLVIELTRTDRDTFRKAAALNASAAQAQPGEGGGAAQAAQDRRPVIVIDPGHGGIDPGANALTGAYEKDIVLGFARSLKKQLEAKGLYRVVLTRDQDVFVSLGDRVRAARAARADLFISIHADSISGGQEVRGLTVYTGSERASDADSAQLADRENRADAAAGVDAGDGADEVSDILQDLTLRETRSFSHRFAGSLVGELVSVARLNKNPRREAGFRVLRAYDVPSVLVELGYLSSRQDLDLLMSEEWRGKATAAMAVAVDRFFATRLARQGAAAVLP; this comes from the coding sequence ATGACGCGCTTCACACGCCTTCTCCGCCTTCTCCTCGCGCTTGCCTGCCTCGCGGCGGGAAGCCATGGAGCGTCGGCGGCCGGCGCCCAGGCGGCCGCGGGCGTCGTCGCGGCGGACGTGGCTCTGGAATCGGACGCGGGGCGCACCCGCTTCCGGATCACCCTTTCCCGGGAGGTCGCGGTGCAGACGCACGTGATGGAGCGGCCGGACCGCCTCATCGTCGACCTGCCGGAGGTCACCTTCCATCTCCCGCCGGAGAGCGGGCGCAAGCCCTCCGGCCTCGTCTCGTCCTATCGCTACGGGCTCTTCGCCCCCGGCCGCTCCCGGGTGGTGATGGACCTCGCCCAGCCGGCGACCGTTTCCGCGATCCGGACCGAGCCCGGCGCCTTCGCCGGCGCCGTCGTGCTGGTGATCGAGCTGACCCGGACCGACCGGGACACGTTCCGCAAGGCCGCCGCCCTCAATGCCAGCGCCGCGCAGGCCCAGCCCGGCGAGGGCGGAGGCGCCGCCCAGGCCGCCCAGGACAGGCGCCCGGTCATCGTGATCGACCCCGGCCACGGCGGCATCGACCCGGGCGCCAACGCCCTGACGGGCGCCTACGAGAAGGACATCGTCCTCGGCTTCGCCCGGTCCCTCAAGAAGCAGCTGGAGGCGAAGGGCCTCTACCGGGTCGTGTTGACCCGGGACCAGGACGTGTTCGTCTCCCTCGGAGACCGGGTCCGCGCCGCCCGCGCCGCCCGCGCGGACCTGTTCATCTCGATCCATGCGGATTCCATCTCCGGCGGCCAGGAGGTCCGGGGGCTGACCGTCTACACCGGGTCGGAGCGGGCCTCCGACGCGGACTCGGCCCAGCTCGCGGACCGCGAGAACAGGGCCGACGCGGCGGCGGGCGTCGACGCCGGAGACGGCGCGGACGAGGTCTCGGACATCCTCCAGGACCTGACGCTGCGCGAGACCCGATCCTTCTCCCACCGCTTCGCCGGGAGCCTCGTGGGAGAGCTCGTGTCCGTCGCCCGCCTGAACAAGAACCCGCGCCGGGAGGCGGGGTTCAGGGTCCTCCGGGCCTACGACGTGCCCTCCGTGCTGGTGGAGCTGGGCTACCTGTCCAGCCGCCAGGACCTGGATCTGCTCATGTCGGAAGAATGGCGCGGCAAGGCGACCGCGGCCATGGCCGTGGCCGTGGACCGCTTCTTCGCCACGCGGCTCGCCCGCCAGGGCGCTGCCGCAGTTTTACCATAG
- a CDS encoding penicillin-binding protein 1A, with protein MRFVLRFFGFLFSVGAIFFLIGAVVLAYGYWTFSKDLPDHAQLANYEPPVMTRVHASDGSLIAEYARERRLYVPIQAIPKTVVSAFLSAEDKNFYKHAGIDPEGIVRAILANLRSGGRREQGASTITQQVAKNFLLTNERTYERKIREALLALKIESTFSKDKILELYLNEIYLGLSNYGVAAAALNYFGKSLHELSISEAAYLAALPKAPNNYHPFRQRQAAIDRRNWVIDRMVENGYVSRQAGDAAKKEPLNVNPRVVSPNSIASGYFAEGVRRDIAERYGEEKLYEGGLVIRATLDPQLQAMARRALVDGLVRFDQARGWRGAQQKLDLAGREWGLALAEVPSLGDVQPWRMAVVLEVSGGRARIGLQPKKDAAGRVVQERETGIIAAEGVKWTRRTVDKALSPGDVIYVEPMDGKDDQYRLRQIPEISGAIVAMDPYTGRVLAMVGGFSFDQSEFNRANQAMRQPGSSFKPIVYATALDKGYTPSSQILDAPFVLDMGPGQAAWAPSNYDGKSSGLRTLRYGIEHSKNLMTVRLANEIGMPAIAEYARRFGVYDDMLPLLSMSLGAGETTVMRMTAAYSMFVNGGRRIKPTLIDRIQDRTGRTIYRHDDRRCDGCDADRWDGSGPPKLVDNRERVLDPLTAYQMTSILEGVVQRGTAQTVKAVGKPLAGKTGTTNDAKDVWFVGFSPDLAVGVFLGYDKPQSLGNAATAGQYAAPVFRDFMQMALKDKPATPFRVPPGIKLIRVNASTGTRAGPGEGGGVIVEAFKPGTGPPESYVPPEAEVPQAEMSPEAQRAVGVGIGGLY; from the coding sequence ATGCGCTTCGTCCTACGATTCTTCGGGTTTCTTTTCAGCGTCGGGGCGATCTTCTTCCTGATCGGCGCCGTCGTGCTGGCCTACGGCTACTGGACGTTCTCCAAGGACCTGCCGGACCATGCGCAGCTCGCCAATTACGAGCCGCCGGTCATGACCCGCGTCCACGCCTCGGACGGCAGCCTCATCGCCGAATATGCCCGCGAGCGGCGCCTCTACGTGCCGATCCAGGCCATTCCGAAGACGGTGGTTTCCGCCTTCCTGTCGGCCGAGGACAAGAACTTCTACAAGCACGCCGGCATCGACCCCGAAGGCATCGTCCGCGCCATCCTCGCCAACCTGCGCTCCGGCGGCCGGCGGGAGCAGGGCGCCTCCACCATCACCCAGCAGGTGGCGAAGAACTTCCTCCTCACCAACGAGCGGACCTACGAGCGCAAGATCCGCGAGGCGCTGCTGGCGCTCAAGATCGAGTCCACCTTCTCGAAGGACAAGATCCTCGAGCTGTACCTCAACGAGATCTATCTCGGCCTGAGCAACTACGGCGTGGCCGCGGCGGCTCTGAACTATTTCGGCAAGTCCCTGCACGAGCTGAGCATTTCGGAGGCCGCGTATCTCGCCGCCCTGCCGAAGGCGCCCAACAACTACCATCCCTTCCGGCAGCGTCAGGCCGCCATCGACCGGCGCAACTGGGTGATCGACCGGATGGTCGAGAACGGCTACGTCTCCCGTCAGGCGGGCGACGCGGCCAAGAAGGAGCCGCTCAACGTCAACCCGCGCGTGGTGTCTCCCAACAGCATCGCCTCGGGTTATTTCGCCGAGGGCGTGCGCCGCGACATCGCCGAGCGCTACGGCGAGGAGAAGCTCTACGAGGGCGGCCTCGTCATCCGCGCGACCCTCGATCCCCAGCTCCAGGCCATGGCCCGCCGGGCCCTCGTCGACGGTCTCGTCCGCTTCGACCAGGCCCGCGGCTGGCGCGGCGCGCAGCAGAAGCTCGACCTCGCCGGCCGCGAATGGGGCTTGGCGCTCGCCGAGGTCCCCTCCCTCGGAGACGTGCAGCCCTGGCGCATGGCCGTCGTGCTGGAGGTCTCCGGCGGCCGGGCCCGCATCGGCCTGCAGCCGAAGAAGGACGCGGCGGGGCGGGTGGTCCAGGAGCGGGAGACCGGCATCATCGCCGCCGAGGGCGTGAAGTGGACCCGCCGCACCGTCGACAAGGCCCTGTCGCCGGGCGACGTGATCTACGTGGAGCCCATGGACGGCAAGGACGACCAGTACCGGCTCCGACAGATCCCCGAGATTTCCGGCGCCATCGTCGCCATGGATCCCTACACGGGGCGCGTGCTCGCCATGGTGGGCGGCTTCTCCTTCGACCAGAGCGAGTTCAACCGCGCCAACCAGGCGATGCGCCAGCCCGGCTCGTCCTTCAAGCCGATCGTGTATGCGACGGCCCTCGACAAGGGATACACTCCCTCCAGTCAGATCCTCGACGCCCCCTTCGTCCTCGACATGGGGCCGGGGCAGGCGGCGTGGGCGCCGTCGAACTACGACGGAAAGTCCTCGGGCCTGCGCACCCTGCGCTACGGCATCGAGCACTCCAAGAACCTGATGACCGTCCGCCTGGCCAACGAGATCGGCATGCCGGCCATCGCCGAGTACGCCCGCCGCTTCGGCGTGTACGACGACATGCTGCCGCTGCTCTCCATGTCCCTGGGCGCGGGCGAGACGACCGTCATGCGCATGACGGCGGCCTATTCCATGTTCGTCAACGGCGGCCGGCGCATCAAGCCGACCCTGATCGACCGCATCCAGGACCGTACCGGGCGCACGATCTACCGCCATGACGACCGCAGGTGCGACGGCTGCGACGCCGACCGCTGGGACGGCAGCGGCCCGCCGAAGCTGGTCGACAACCGCGAGCGGGTTCTCGATCCGCTCACCGCGTACCAGATGACCTCCATCCTCGAGGGCGTCGTCCAGCGCGGCACGGCGCAGACCGTGAAGGCGGTCGGCAAGCCTCTGGCGGGCAAGACCGGCACCACCAACGACGCGAAGGACGTGTGGTTCGTGGGCTTCTCGCCCGACCTCGCGGTGGGCGTGTTCCTGGGCTACGACAAGCCGCAGTCGCTCGGCAACGCGGCGACGGCAGGCCAGTACGCCGCCCCCGTCTTCCGCGACTTCATGCAGATGGCGCTCAAGGACAAGCCGGCCACGCCCTTCCGCGTACCGCCGGGCATCAAGCTGATCCGCGTCAACGCCTCCACCGGCACCCGCGCCGGGCCGGGCGAGGGCGGCGGCGTCATCGTCGAGGCCTTCAAGCCCGGAACCGGGCCGCCGGAATCCTACGTGCCCCCGGAAGCCGAGGTGCCGCAGGCCGAGATGTCTCCCGAGGCCCAGCGGGCGGTGGGGGTCGGGATCGGCGGATTGTACTGA
- the prfB gene encoding peptide chain release factor 2 (programmed frameshift), with amino-acid sequence MRAEIEHLVDETKQSVGLLRRHLDWDNAQRRLAELNASAEDPNLWNDPEAAQKLMRERTGLEDQISAIKRMEQELEDAITLIELGDAEGDEETVREGEEQIRALQAEAARRQVETLLSGEADANDTYLEVHSGAGGTESQDWAAMLQRMYARWAERRKYKVEVLEVTDGEEAGIKSATLLIKGHNAYGWLKTESGVHRLVRISPYDSNARRHTSFASVWVYPVVDDRINIEIKESDCRIDTFRSSGAGGQHVNTTDSAVRITHIPTGIVVACQQERSQHKNRATAWNMLRARLYELELKKREEKANAEAAAKTDIAWGHQIRSYVLQPYQMVKDLRTGVQSMSPQDVLDGDLDAFMEASLAQRVYGGAAEVEDID; translated from the exons ATGCGAGCCGAAATCGAGCATCTCGTAGACGAGACCAAGCAGTCAGTCGGGCTGCTGAGGAGGCATCTT GACTGGGACAACGCCCAGCGACGCCTCGCGGAGCTGAACGCCAGCGCCGAGGACCCCAACCTCTGGAACGATCCGGAAGCCGCTCAGAAGCTCATGCGCGAGCGCACCGGCCTCGAAGACCAGATCTCGGCCATCAAGCGGATGGAGCAGGAGCTCGAGGACGCGATCACGCTGATCGAGCTCGGCGACGCCGAAGGGGACGAAGAGACCGTCAGGGAGGGCGAGGAGCAGATCCGCGCCCTTCAGGCCGAGGCGGCCCGCCGCCAGGTCGAGACGCTGCTGTCCGGCGAGGCGGATGCCAACGACACCTATCTCGAAGTCCATTCCGGCGCCGGCGGCACGGAGAGCCAGGACTGGGCCGCCATGCTCCAGCGCATGTATGCCCGCTGGGCCGAGCGCCGGAAGTACAAGGTCGAGGTCCTCGAGGTGACGGACGGCGAGGAGGCGGGCATCAAGAGCGCCACGCTCCTCATCAAGGGCCACAACGCCTACGGCTGGCTCAAGACCGAGTCGGGCGTGCACCGGCTCGTACGCATCTCGCCCTACGATTCCAATGCCCGCCGCCACACGAGCTTCGCCTCCGTGTGGGTCTATCCGGTGGTGGACGACCGGATCAACATCGAGATCAAGGAGTCGGACTGCCGGATCGACACGTTCCGCTCGTCCGGCGCCGGCGGCCAGCACGTGAACACCACCGACTCGGCCGTGCGCATCACGCACATCCCCACCGGGATCGTCGTCGCCTGCCAGCAGGAGCGTTCGCAACACAAGAACCGCGCGACGGCCTGGAACATGCTGCGCGCGCGCCTCTACGAGCTCGAGCTGAAGAAGCGCGAGGAGAAGGCGAACGCGGAGGCCGCCGCCAAGACGGACATCGCCTGGGGGCACCAGATCCGCTCCTACGTGCTGCAGCCCTACCAGATGGTGAAGGACCTGCGCACGGGCGTGCAGTCCATGAGCCCGCAGGACGTCCTCGACGGCGACCTCGACGCCTTCATGGAAGCCTCGCTCGCGCAGCGCGTCTATGGCGGCGCGGCCGAGGTCGAGGACATCGACTAG
- a CDS encoding peroxiredoxin: MTVTTGAAAPPFSLPATDGRRIGLEEFRGRKVVLYFYPKDDTSGCTKEAQEFQALRKDFEAADTEIVGVSPDSVKSHDRFRAKYGLEFPLASDETKAMLEAYGVWVEKSMYGRRYMGVERTTVLIDRDGRIAQIWPKVKVPGHAREVLEAAKAL, translated from the coding sequence ATGACCGTCACCACCGGAGCCGCGGCTCCCCCCTTCTCCCTGCCTGCGACGGACGGCCGCCGGATCGGTCTCGAAGAATTCCGGGGCCGGAAGGTCGTCCTCTATTTCTACCCGAAGGACGACACCAGCGGCTGCACGAAGGAGGCGCAGGAGTTCCAGGCCCTGCGGAAGGACTTCGAGGCCGCCGACACGGAGATCGTGGGCGTCTCGCCGGACAGCGTGAAGAGCCACGACAGGTTCCGGGCCAAGTACGGACTCGAATTTCCCCTCGCCTCCGACGAGACCAAGGCGATGCTGGAGGCCTATGGGGTGTGGGTGGAGAAGAGCATGTACGGCCGCAGGTACATGGGCGTGGAGCGCACCACCGTCCTCATCGACCGGGACGGCCGGATCGCACAGATCTGGCCGAAGGTGAAGGTCCCCGGCCACGCGCGGGAGGTGCTGGAGGCGGCGAAGGCGCTCTGA
- a CDS encoding DUF3971 domain-containing protein, which produces MKPFLRTRSPRPKPAKRSAVRRVIRGALYVKLGLVLFACIALGILYMRLSAGPLSFGRLPERVAEALASRIGPGWSVTLRNTAIGLQGSSPVLMTDGLDVRGPDGALVLRAPSALVSVDGFSLLSGNLQPKSIELRDLQLRVLVNRDGSLTFGSVPGGDAGEAGAASSAPAASSGRAEEAAAWKAHGSPGASPVSGAVGSLFELVIGPQSILSTLDRARVANAHLVFVDAGGRQRGGFDRLDATFDWSETGGRRFSATVEGPKGSWQLGGDARVEGGGYRAAIAADGAPIQDILLLTGLSALPATTDLAFSGRVDAAYADGRVTELKARLDADAGVVQIDDKDTSPLKVDHAAIEASWDEAARALDLSLLELVGGGNRVRLQGRLLTAVEKEGWRLSLAGRDLILSGPADGDKPVRIGTLGADLCGPDGVALKSIRLEGPELSAEIGGILGTPADPHGLNLTVRAARTDVRNAIRIWPEAVAPPVRTFLKSNLKAGLLETFALKVAMTGDDIVKAVSGGPIPEESLAIDFAISNGVLKAAEGLPPVSGMSVTGQVTGRKVMLQAPTGRVDMPGERSLAASEGTFRLENYWDDNALAKIDFRLAGSAEALGALLQQPLVHEIAGFDVDPATMKGKTDLRVGIGLAVNNVPAFADLPLKVSGTVSEFGIDKVFGKDRLENANLAIAYDRGNLAIKGEGRMGGSPASIDVRKTPAGGEANVAFSLDDAARARRGLAFGSQLTGPLPIKASLPLGSSAKSGIRVEADLTKAGVDQLIPGWVKPAGRPGRLSFVMVEGPTVEIRDLQLEAGSAQLSGSAVLSAEGSLEKADLSTFKLSPGDDMRAQIDRVNGVYKVTIRGNVGDARPFTKTVGAPAPSAGRGGNARDSKDFDLDVALNILAGYNSEAITNAALRLSMRKDSIRQVEMKGRLGATDIVAKTLNHPGMGPTIVLQAQDAGALLRFLDIYRRMVGGDLVLQMAASDGPQAGMLTLKDFALKNEPALRRIIPTQTQVVAGQDRAGNPQAVRVDVNEVTFTKARVEFTRNAGRLDFKDAAIFGDQVGFTLSGYIDNARDRMDISGTFVPAYGLNNAFAQVPLFGPLLGGGQYEGLFAVNFRVAGPSESPTLTVNPLSAVAPGFLRKLFGAGGGAAQAGEPPAIPDR; this is translated from the coding sequence ATGAAGCCGTTTCTCCGCACCAGATCGCCCCGGCCCAAGCCGGCGAAGCGCAGCGCCGTCCGGCGCGTGATCCGCGGTGCCCTCTATGTGAAGCTCGGCCTTGTGCTCTTCGCCTGCATCGCCCTGGGCATCCTCTACATGCGCCTTTCGGCTGGCCCCCTGTCCTTCGGCCGCCTGCCGGAGCGGGTCGCGGAGGCGCTGGCGTCGCGGATCGGGCCGGGCTGGTCCGTGACGCTGCGCAACACGGCCATCGGCCTCCAGGGAAGCTCGCCCGTCCTCATGACCGATGGCCTGGACGTGCGCGGACCCGACGGGGCGCTGGTCCTGCGGGCGCCCTCGGCCCTCGTGAGCGTCGACGGCTTCTCGCTCCTGTCCGGCAATCTCCAGCCGAAATCCATCGAGCTGCGCGACCTGCAGCTGCGCGTCCTCGTCAACCGCGACGGTTCGCTGACCTTCGGCTCCGTGCCGGGCGGCGATGCCGGCGAGGCCGGTGCCGCGTCGTCCGCGCCGGCCGCGTCCTCAGGACGCGCCGAGGAGGCGGCGGCATGGAAGGCGCACGGCTCGCCCGGCGCCTCTCCCGTTTCGGGGGCGGTCGGGTCCCTGTTCGAGCTCGTCATCGGGCCGCAGAGCATCCTCAGCACCCTCGATCGGGCCCGGGTCGCCAATGCCCATCTCGTGTTCGTCGATGCGGGCGGCCGCCAGAGAGGCGGCTTCGACCGGCTGGACGCGACCTTCGACTGGTCGGAAACCGGCGGGCGCCGGTTCTCCGCCACCGTGGAGGGGCCGAAGGGCAGCTGGCAGCTCGGCGGCGACGCGCGGGTGGAGGGCGGCGGGTACCGGGCCGCCATCGCCGCCGACGGGGCCCCGATCCAGGACATCCTGCTCCTCACCGGCCTGTCCGCCCTTCCGGCGACCACCGATCTCGCCTTCTCGGGCCGGGTCGATGCGGCCTATGCCGACGGCCGCGTGACCGAGCTCAAGGCCAGGCTCGATGCCGATGCCGGGGTGGTCCAGATCGACGACAAGGACACCTCGCCCCTGAAGGTCGATCATGCCGCCATCGAGGCCTCCTGGGACGAGGCGGCGAGGGCGCTCGACCTCTCGCTGCTCGAACTGGTCGGCGGCGGCAACCGCGTCCGCCTCCAGGGGCGCCTGCTCACGGCCGTCGAGAAGGAGGGCTGGCGCCTGTCCCTCGCGGGCCGGGACCTGATCCTGTCCGGGCCGGCGGACGGAGACAAGCCGGTGAGGATCGGCACGCTCGGGGCGGACCTGTGCGGTCCCGACGGCGTGGCACTGAAGAGCATCAGGCTCGAGGGCCCCGAGCTTTCGGCGGAGATCGGCGGCATCCTGGGCACCCCGGCGGATCCGCACGGGCTCAATCTGACCGTCCGCGCGGCCAGGACCGACGTGCGCAACGCGATCCGCATCTGGCCGGAGGCCGTGGCGCCGCCGGTCCGCACGTTCCTCAAGTCCAACCTGAAGGCGGGCCTTCTCGAGACCTTCGCGCTGAAGGTGGCGATGACGGGCGACGACATCGTGAAGGCCGTGTCGGGCGGCCCGATCCCGGAGGAGTCGCTGGCCATCGACTTCGCCATCTCGAACGGTGTCCTGAAGGCGGCGGAGGGCCTGCCCCCCGTCTCGGGAATGTCGGTCACGGGCCAGGTGACGGGAAGGAAGGTCATGCTCCAGGCGCCGACCGGGCGCGTGGACATGCCGGGCGAGCGCAGCCTTGCCGCGTCGGAGGGTACGTTCCGGCTGGAGAACTATTGGGACGACAACGCGCTGGCGAAGATCGACTTCCGGCTCGCGGGCAGCGCCGAAGCCCTCGGCGCCCTTCTCCAGCAGCCGCTGGTCCACGAGATCGCGGGATTCGACGTCGACCCCGCGACCATGAAGGGGAAGACCGACCTGCGCGTCGGCATCGGGCTTGCGGTCAACAACGTCCCGGCCTTCGCCGACCTGCCGCTGAAGGTTTCGGGCACCGTCAGCGAGTTCGGCATCGACAAGGTGTTCGGCAAGGACAGGCTGGAGAACGCCAACCTCGCGATCGCCTACGACCGGGGCAACCTTGCCATCAAGGGCGAGGGCAGGATGGGCGGCAGCCCGGCCTCCATCGACGTCCGCAAGACGCCCGCGGGAGGCGAGGCGAACGTGGCCTTCAGCCTCGACGACGCGGCCCGCGCCAGGCGCGGGCTCGCGTTCGGCTCCCAGCTGACCGGGCCGCTGCCCATCAAGGCGAGCCTGCCCCTCGGGTCTTCCGCCAAGTCCGGGATCCGGGTCGAGGCGGACCTGACGAAGGCGGGCGTGGATCAGCTCATTCCGGGATGGGTCAAGCCGGCGGGGCGCCCCGGCAGGCTGAGCTTCGTGATGGTCGAGGGGCCGACGGTGGAGATCCGCGACCTCCAGCTCGAGGCGGGCTCGGCGCAGCTGAGCGGCAGCGCCGTCCTTTCGGCGGAAGGCAGCCTCGAAAAGGCGGATCTTTCCACCTTCAAGCTCTCTCCCGGCGACGACATGCGCGCGCAGATCGACCGGGTCAACGGCGTCTACAAGGTGACCATCCGCGGCAATGTCGGCGACGCGCGCCCGTTCACCAAGACCGTCGGCGCTCCCGCTCCCTCCGCCGGGCGCGGCGGGAACGCGCGGGATTCGAAGGATTTCGACCTGGATGTCGCCCTCAACATCCTCGCGGGATACAACAGCGAGGCGATCACCAATGCCGCCCTCAGGCTGTCCATGCGCAAGGACAGCATCCGCCAGGTGGAGATGAAGGGCAGGCTCGGGGCGACCGACATCGTCGCGAAGACCCTGAACCATCCGGGAATGGGGCCGACCATCGTGCTCCAGGCGCAGGACGCCGGCGCGCTCCTGCGCTTCCTCGACATCTACAGGCGCATGGTCGGCGGCGACCTCGTCCTCCAGATGGCCGCGAGCGACGGACCGCAGGCCGGGATGCTGACGCTGAAGGATTTCGCCCTCAAGAACGAGCCGGCGCTGCGGCGCATCATTCCGACCCAGACGCAGGTCGTCGCGGGCCAGGACCGGGCAGGCAATCCGCAGGCGGTGCGTGTGGACGTGAACGAGGTGACCTTCACCAAGGCGCGGGTGGAGTTCACGCGGAATGCGGGGCGCCTCGACTTCAAGGACGCGGCGATCTTCGGCGACCAGGTGGGTTTCACGCTCAGCGGCTACATCGACAACGCCCGCGACCGGATGGACATTTCTGGGACCTTCGTGCCCGCCTACGGCCTCAACAACGCCTTCGCGCAGGTGCCGCTGTTCGGCCCGCTCCTCGGGGGCGGGCAGTACGAGGGCCTGTTTGCGGTCAATTTCCGCGTGGCGGGGCCGAGCGAGTCGCCGACCCTGACCGTCAATCCCCTGTCGGCCGTGGCACCCGGCTTCCTGCGGAAGCTCTTCGGCGCAGGCGGCGGAGCGGCGCAGGCGGGCGAACCGCCGGCGATACCCGACCGGTAA
- the tyrS gene encoding tyrosine--tRNA ligase, with protein MNAPRSEFLKVLTERGFIHQTSDFEGIDSAALEGRLTTYVGYDCTGPSLHVGHLLSIMMLHWLQKTGAGRPITLMGGGTTRVGDPSGKDESRKLLTPQQIEENKESLKGVFSRLIAFGDGVREAVMVDNAEWLTRLNYIDFLRDIGRHFSVNRMLSFDSVRLRLEREHELSFLEFNYMILQAYDFVELNRRYGCILQMGGSDQWGNIVNGIDLGRRLGTPQLFAITCPLLTTASGAKMGKTASGAVWLNADMLSPYDYWQFWRNTEDADVSRFLRLFTTLPLDEIARLDALKGSEINEAKKVLATEATALIHGREAAEQAAETAMKTFEQGALAETLPTVEIPAASLAQGLGVLAAFGPDYAKLLPSTSEARRQVKSGGLRVNDRVVTDERGVLGPSDVTAEGVIKLSFGKKKHVLLRAV; from the coding sequence ATGAACGCGCCACGATCCGAATTCCTCAAGGTGCTCACCGAGAGGGGCTTCATTCACCAGACGTCCGATTTCGAGGGCATCGACTCGGCGGCTCTCGAAGGCCGGCTGACCACTTATGTGGGCTATGACTGCACCGGCCCGTCCCTCCATGTGGGCCACCTGCTCTCGATCATGATGCTGCACTGGCTCCAGAAGACGGGCGCCGGCAGGCCGATCACCCTCATGGGCGGCGGCACGACCCGGGTCGGCGATCCTTCCGGAAAGGACGAGAGCCGCAAGCTCCTGACGCCGCAGCAGATCGAGGAGAACAAGGAGAGCCTGAAGGGCGTCTTCTCCCGCCTGATCGCCTTCGGCGACGGGGTCCGGGAGGCCGTCATGGTCGACAACGCCGAATGGCTGACCCGGCTCAACTACATCGATTTCCTGCGGGACATCGGCCGCCACTTCTCGGTCAACCGCATGCTGTCCTTCGACAGCGTGAGGCTGCGCCTCGAGCGCGAGCACGAGCTGTCGTTCCTGGAGTTCAACTACATGATCCTCCAGGCTTACGACTTCGTGGAGCTCAACAGGCGCTATGGCTGCATCCTGCAGATGGGCGGCTCGGACCAGTGGGGCAACATCGTCAACGGCATCGACCTCGGCCGCCGCCTCGGCACGCCGCAGCTCTTCGCGATCACCTGCCCGCTCTTGACCACCGCCTCGGGCGCGAAGATGGGCAAGACCGCCTCCGGCGCCGTCTGGCTCAATGCCGACATGCTGAGCCCCTACGATTACTGGCAGTTCTGGCGCAACACCGAGGACGCGGACGTTTCCCGCTTCCTGCGGCTCTTCACCACCCTGCCCCTCGACGAGATCGCCCGGCTCGACGCCCTGAAGGGCTCGGAGATCAACGAGGCCAAGAAGGTGCTCGCCACGGAGGCCACGGCGCTGATCCACGGACGCGAGGCCGCGGAGCAGGCCGCCGAGACGGCGATGAAGACCTTCGAGCAGGGCGCGCTCGCCGAAACGCTGCCGACGGTGGAGATCCCCGCCGCGTCCCTTGCCCAGGGACTCGGCGTGCTGGCCGCCTTCGGCCCCGACTATGCGAAGCTCCTCCCCTCCACCAGCGAGGCGCGGCGCCAGGTCAAGAGCGGCGGCCTCAGGGTCAACGACCGGGTGGTGACGGACGAGCGCGGCGTCCTCGGCCCGTCCGACGTGACGGCCGAAGGCGTCATCAAGCTCTCCTTCGGCAAGAAGAAACACGTGCTCCTGCGCGCGGTTTAA